The genome window CAATCGCTGCTTATACGCAAGGTGCAGACTGGCTTCATCAGCTCAAACAGTATTTACTGGGAAACCGGAAATATCTTGAAAAATTCATTCGCACTAACCTTCCTCAGCTCCATGTTGTTCCTGGAACAGCAACTTATCTTGTGTGGATTGATGTTAGTGCAGTAACTAATAACAGCACTGCTTTAGCACAAAAGATTCGCGAACAAACTGGGTTAATTATTAATCCAGGAACTTATTATCATGGCAATGGCAGTCAGTTTATTCGCATTAACATCGCCTATCCTCGTTCACAAGTCAAAGATGGTTTAGAAAGATTAGTGGCTGCTCTTAATCAGTAGACGCTGAGTCACCGAAGATCATTGCAAAATCCCCCACATGCAACTTTGACACATGCGGGGGATTTTATTAATGATCGTTTTCAACATTTAATACTTTTTTCGAGCCAGCATCAATCTTAACTTCTTTAACTGTCCGGCCTTTTTTACTTTAACTTCCCAAAAGGCAAAAAAGTTTCATATGAAACTTTTTTTGCGGCTCGTGTAACATTATTTTTCAGCGATTTCTATTCCTGTCTGTTCACTTGATTCAAGCGTGGACAGAATATGGAATGCGATAATCGACAAATTAAGTACTTCTTGCTTCAATTTTTATCGGTTAAGTGTTCTTGAATCCACTGCTGTCCTTATGAGCCATGAATATTGCTGTGTTGTACACGTAATAGTTCAATCGTATGGCGAATCTTAGTTATTGTTTCTTCGTTTTCTTTATTCATTACTTGGCCCCACTATCTATTATTAAGGCCATTATATCAAAACACTTTCGCCATCGATTTTGCTTCTGCTAATGCATTATTAAGAATCTTTTGCCGTTGATCACGGTGAACATCGGCACCCTCAATAAAATCCTTATTTTTTATGTTACCCGTCAACAAAAAAAGAAAAAGATTTTTTGTTATAAAATAGTAATTGTGATTTTTAACTGAAGGAAGTGGTGCAATGTCGATTGGGCAAATTTTTAACCAAGTCGTCATTATTTTCTTACTAATGCTTTTAGGAGCAGTTATTAGAAAGCTCGGATTTCTCCATCCACAATCAATTAATGATTTAACCAATATTACACTCTACTTTTTATCGCCAATCGTAATTATTAAGGCCTTTGAACAGCCGTTTTCGCGATCACGATTTTATCAATTATTACTATTGATTGCTGGTGTCTTTCTGACCTATTTTGTTTCAATTTTGATTGCAAAACTACTTTTTCATAAAGTAAAGGACCAAAATATTCGTCAAATTGCAACTTATGGAAGTATCTATTCTAATAATGGCTTTATGGGCGTTCCATTAGCACAAGGGCTTTTCGGAAGTGTGGGTGTCTTCTATGCCGTCGCTTCAATGATTGGTTTTAATGTCATGTCGTGGACTCAGGGAATTGGAATTTTTCAAAAACGGCAGCCTCATGATTGGGGAACACAGTTAAAGAAAATTATTTTAAATCCTAATATTATTGCTATTATTATTGGTCTTTTCCTATTCATTAGTTCTTTTCGGTTGCCAAAATTAATTTCTGGTTTTATTGATTACACCAGTCCAGCGTTTACTCCACTATCAATGATTGTCATCGGAAGTAATCTTGCAAACCTAAGTATTAAAAATATCAAATTACCAACTGCACTCTGGGGAAGTCTCTTCGTAAGGAATATTTTCTTCCCGATTCTAGGAACAATTATCTTATTATTATTGGGAATTACTGGTGTTCCACTCTTCACCACAGTAATTCTTAGTGCATGTCCAGTAGCAGGATTAGTCGTTCTTTTTACCTTACAATCAAATGGGGATGCACGGCCAGCAACCGTCTTAATGAGTATTTCAACCATTTTGAGTTTAGTAACTATTCCATTAGTCTATTGGTTTGCTAGTCTATGGTAATGATATATACGATTTTTGAATAAAGGATTAAATATAATAAGCATTTCAAATAATAGCCTCCTTAATCTATGATGGAATTAGATATTAAGGAGGCTTTATAAATGAATAAACCATATATTATCGTCCATATGATGACATCAGTTGATGGACGAATTGATTGTGAAATGACGGCCCAATTAGCCGGTGAACCCGAATACTATTCTACATTGGACAGTTTAGATGTTCCTACAAGGATTAGTGGACGTGTTACTGCAGAAACCGAATTGACACGTGGTGGTAAATTTAATCCGCAAAACAAAGAAATCCTTGGTAAAACTGACTTTGCTAAAAATGCAATTGCTGATAGTTATAATATCATTGTCGACACTAAGGGAACTTTACAATGGGGCAAGGAAAATGGTAATAACTTCTCTCACCTAATTATTACGAGTGAACAAGTTACGAAAGATTACCTTGATTACCTCAATCGTCAAAATATTTCATGGATCGCAACTGGGAAAGATCAAATTGATCTAGCCAAGGCAATGGAAATCCTTGCTGATGAATTCAATATTGACCGTTTAGCAATTGTTGGTGGCGGAAAAATCAATGGCGGTTTCCTGGAAGCGGGATTAGTTGATGAAATCAGTATTTTAATTGGGGCTGGTGCCGATGGGCGAACCGGTCAACCAAGCCTTTTTGATGGCCGTCCAGAAAGCAGTCGTCCAATCGCTCTGCAATTAAAAGATGTTACAAGTTTTGATGATGGAGCGGTCTGGTTACGGTATTTGGTTAAGTAACTGAAATTTGAACGCATAGGGTCCTGGTAATTTACTGTGATTCTATGCGTTTGTGCTTTAAAAACAAGAAAACGCAAGAACTCTCGCATATACTTTGAATATTTAAACTAAAGTAACGAAGAGTCTTGCGTAATGAAATTTATAAAGTTGAAGTGCAAGATAA of Limosilactobacillus reuteri subsp. reuteri contains these proteins:
- a CDS encoding AEC family transporter; its protein translation is MSIGQIFNQVVIIFLLMLLGAVIRKLGFLHPQSINDLTNITLYFLSPIVIIKAFEQPFSRSRFYQLLLLIAGVFLTYFVSILIAKLLFHKVKDQNIRQIATYGSIYSNNGFMGVPLAQGLFGSVGVFYAVASMIGFNVMSWTQGIGIFQKRQPHDWGTQLKKIILNPNIIAIIIGLFLFISSFRLPKLISGFIDYTSPAFTPLSMIVIGSNLANLSIKNIKLPTALWGSLFVRNIFFPILGTIILLLLGITGVPLFTTVILSACPVAGLVVLFTLQSNGDARPATVLMSISTILSLVTIPLVYWFASLW
- a CDS encoding dihydrofolate reductase family protein encodes the protein MNKPYIIVHMMTSVDGRIDCEMTAQLAGEPEYYSTLDSLDVPTRISGRVTAETELTRGGKFNPQNKEILGKTDFAKNAIADSYNIIVDTKGTLQWGKENGNNFSHLIITSEQVTKDYLDYLNRQNISWIATGKDQIDLAKAMEILADEFNIDRLAIVGGGKINGGFLEAGLVDEISILIGAGADGRTGQPSLFDGRPESSRPIALQLKDVTSFDDGAVWLRYLVK